A part of Crassostrea angulata isolate pt1a10 chromosome 5, ASM2561291v2, whole genome shotgun sequence genomic DNA contains:
- the LOC128183401 gene encoding proline-rich transmembrane protein 1-like, protein MNSIGNKAGLPPSYSEAADPNEQSKLTQGGYQENHDKQAVGQYVDTQYQQPPVPQHEGYQFQPPTEPQHPGYHFQPSSGPQDPGYKYQTPPIGAQFPSCQYQPISGNAGQQPITVVLTQPGPAPFVVSPVPPQQEWMVPAVLACFFCFWPTGIIAILAAVKARSAAANGDVVEAQAQSIRARKFVIVSIVLGIIIYVFIIVIRVIFYSSYYAL, encoded by the exons ATGAATTCTATCGGTAACAAAGCTGGTC TGCCTCCAAGCTACAGTGAGGCTGCTGACCCAAATGAACAGTCCAAACTCACACAGGGAGGTTATCAGGAAAACCACGATAAACAAGCTGTTGGTCAGTATGTAGACACACAATATCAACAGCCACCTGTGCCTCAACATGAAGGTTACCAATTTCAACCGCCAACAGAGCCTCAGCATCCGGGCTACCATTTTCAACCATCGTCAGGGCCTCAAGATCCGGGCTACAAATATCAGACCCCACCGATTGGCGCTCAATTTCCGAGCTGCCAATATCAACCGATAAGCGGCAATGCAGGGCAGCAGCCAATCACTGTAGTG CTAACACAGCCTGGTCCCGCCCCGTTCGTCGTGAGTCCAGTCCCTCCCCAGCAGGAGTGGATGGTGCCCGCAGTTCTAGCTTGCTTTTTCTGCTTCTGGCCCACGGGGATCATTGCTATACTTGCAGCAGTCAAG GCGAGGTCTGCAGCAGCTAATGGGGACGTTGTTGAAGCGCAAGCGCAGTCAATCCGCGCGCGCAAATTCGTGATTGTGTCCATAGTGTTGGGAATAATCATCTACGTGTTCATCATCGTTATTCGTGTTATTTTCTACTCATCGTACTATGCTTTATAA